The following nucleotide sequence is from Pygocentrus nattereri isolate fPygNat1 chromosome 25, fPygNat1.pri, whole genome shotgun sequence.
ATgttaatattacagttaaatatttacattcagtACATCTGACAGGGAACAGCAAAGCAGCCCTTCTACTTTGAAACCATATGAAGGCGTTCAATGAACTAAACACCCAACTTGTGAAACTTGTTTCATCCTTTACATGTAACTGACGTATACATGAGCCTGACCGTAACCAGATTTCTGCTTGGCGATCAGTCAGTAAACTCCCAGAAGAAGATGTGACTTAAACATGagataaaactcaaacttcacgcCATggcttttttgaaaaacattgcaccactttacctgaaagcAGACCTTCCACTTTGAAACTATATACAGGCATTCAACGAGCTAAACTCACGAAACCAGTTTCCTGCTTTCCATAAGTAATGTATACATGCCAATCACCCATACACTGTTGgtaataaaggtaccatgcagacACATGATTCCTTCATCCAGgtacaatgtaagtgtaccctcaaaggtccaacagtggttttaaggtccaattgtgtaccttaaataagtttttcccagtggaaaagtagatatttgtatctttttataaactaatgttttgaaacagaacagtagaataaacaCCTGGAGGcaaggcagggtgtgtggagtcagaacagatcatttcagtggataatggttcagttatgttcgcTGACTAAAGGTCAGGTACTGacatgtacccctgagggtaccaccccagtgacaacaAGGGTACTGCTCAGTAGACCGTGTTGTACcgttttttctgagagtgtagataTAAATGAGTGGAATACAGTGCAAGGCTGTTTGGGAGTCCACAGATCTCGGCGTAATTCAGTTATTGAGATGCAAAAGTCACTCCGagcaactcagatttctttacagtggtgatgatgggaaccaggggtcaccatgactacaacacagatatagccgttttattcaccagtgaacctacacgttttttttgtagtgtaatgttgattatgTTAAAAATTAGTTAACATACGTTTTCCATGTTTTGCTAAACAGTGctctgcatgtatctctccatgcatttttaaaaatagctttCAGTTAGCGCGTTTacctgcacttaataatccaataactgcagaaaatctgatttttcagtAATCTGGCCAACACGGTTACATGcgcttgggtaatcagataaaggGAAACTTCATGAGTCCAacggtaatcagatttctgctttgcaaccagccaatgtcatgtcacagaagaagacgtgacataaacgtaacgcaaaactcaaacttcatgccacagcttttttaaaaacattgcgCCACCTaacctgaaaatataaacatacatcatctagaagatgaagaatatccatatcctttatttcatgttttgttccACGCACACGCAGACTgacaaatctgaaagaaatcagagtttgtTAGCCCTGCTTTCAcccagttcttcagtggtcaggacccccatggaccctcacagagcaggtactctttgggtggtgggttattctcagcactgcagtaacactgatgtggtggtggtggtgtgttagtgtgtgttgcactggtctgagtggatcagacacagcagagctgctggagtttttacacacctcattgtcactgctggactgagaacagtccaccaaccaaaaatatccagccaacagcgtcctgtgggcagcatcctgtgaccactgatgaaggactacaggacaaccaacacaaactgagcagcagtagagctgtcgtctctgaatttacatctacaaggtggaccgacaaggtaggagtgtctaatagagtggacagtgagtggacacagtgtttaaaaactccagctgcactgctatgtctgatccactcatgccagcacaacacacattgacataccaccaccacgtcagtgttactgcagtgctgagaatgatctagcacccaaatagtacctgctctgtgagggtccatgggggtcctgaccactgaagaacagggtaacagagtatcagagaaacagatggactacagtctgtaactgtagaactacagagtgcagctatacagtaagtggagctgataaagtggacaaaatTTTTggtacaaaaatgtatttatttctttggaGATATGTTATTAAGGAAGTAGTctctgtgttcatttgcatggaAGGTCTTATTAGATAAGCTTCTAGCAATTAAATTAAATGGGAAAAAAGATATTCTAATCCATGACAAAAAATAGCAGTTTCCTCACAAATGTACTTGAGATACTTGAGAAGGAGtaaatttatcattttaaaatactcaAAGTACAAATTCATGGGCATTTTATCTGGGTGAACTAATTCCTATCTACCTCTGCTTGTACTCATGTATGTATTGAGGTGCTGTAGTGATGGCCATAAAGCCACAATTTgtgcctggactgttgagcactGTTGCTCTAGAGAAAGAGGAGGTGCTGTTGTAGGCTGGGGTGATTCCCCTAACCTTGGCAGTTGTGGTTTTTCAGACGTGGGCCTTGCCTGATATTGATGGCAGTGCTGGAGAACTTGCTGCTATGATGTCGAAACACAAACAAGTCGGGGGAGGTCAAAAAGGAATGGGCCATGTTGACAAAATAACTCATAACACTCCCGCATAACGTCACACCCAACATTCATGCTTCGGTAGGAGATGCAGCTGGGGGATCTTTTACTACCAGCTCCCCAGTGTCTAGGGAATACTTTACTAAGCACTTTGGCAGGCATTTCTAGATACGTAAGGGATCTCCAGACCATTTGTGGTGCAGAGCTACAACCAATGATGACAAGACTGGAGTGGTGGGGTTGGAAccacagtgtagaaggcagaggtgttatccactacactttACCAACCAAGTTCAGGTCACTGTCCCAGCAAAGATGACAGCCTGACTGTGGAGGGTTGCTTTTTAGAGCCTAAGTTGTCCCCTTCCAATGTGGGGCACTGCACAATGGAGCGAAccacagggagattcactttaAAGAGGCtcagaatattctgtaataactctcatttggatgaagcaatctgagccagacaatgtgcaatgtgctcctcagtttATGGAGCTTTGAGCAAGCTGGGATGCCCTGCAtcggagcgatgaggtaggcacCAGACAGCCGTCACAACGTTTAACCTCCATTTGCAACCCCCGTACCCCTTCATATGTCAGGCCGAAAActgagatcacttccagcatctaTTAGAAAACAAATGGCCTAGTTACCAatgttaattatattaatacGTTATTAATTATGACAGAGTATTACTGATAAATCATCTCTATTCATTTGATACTAGAAAGCTAGAAACCATCTAGCTAATGTCGAGGCTACAAGCGCACTAGCTGACTCAATATCACAGCCACAAACATATCCTGACCATTTGGCGTTAAGCTGCCTAAATAAAGACGCCATGATTGGTGCACTGACAGGAACCGCCCCTCgacagctctgattggctggggTTTTGACACAAACGTTCAGAGAGCAGAAATGATTTGTGCGCATGTGCGAGTTTTGATGGTGAAGAGCGCGATTAAGCAagttttttccagttttgaGTGAAAACCAGAGTGTTTTGCACGTACGAGCTCTGAAAGGAAGACACGCTTTTGCAGATTTTCAAGTTCTGAATGAAACCAGAGTGTTTTGTCAAGCAAATCCGTAGATGTTTACCTGCCGCACTTCGTGTGTTCAAGTTCATTAGCATTAGGCCTCTCAGACCGAAACATTCCTCTCTGAACCTTCAGGATCTGCTCTCAAACATTTTGGCAGAAAATTAACTCCATAtggattgcttcatcctaacggcAGTTACAaaagaatattcggggcctcttttgagtcAATCTCCCTGTAGTTTACCACTCGCTGGGAAGTAGCAGTAGCCTGATTATGAGGTGACTAGACTAAGAGCCTAATCAAACCTGTTACCACACTGCCTTGCATAGTGCCTTGGCTGCTGAAACCTACAAATAACAGTATTAAAACAaggctttattttaaatgatttaactGCTCCTGGCTTACAACTCTGTCATGTCTAAAGCAGCGGGACTTAGTGTTGGGTAAACAATACTATGTGAAACCCTAGATCACTGCATAGCACATAAGGGAGGGGACTCAATAGCTCCTGCCTGATGGTATTAATGTTTTGATACTCATTGTGTGGCCatttcaaaacagctgtttaattctaaaatgTCAACTGTGTAAATCTTTCACATACAGTGGACCAAGACAAATTGTCCAAAAcgatttgaaataaaatcttgctGCATTAAAGGTAagaatgattgattgatttttttaataaagttattttggagatatcttttcttaaaacagtgaaaaaaaaatctgtcatcAATAAACTTGTGATGAAAAGGCACTTAGAACTTAACAATAAAGATAATGATAGACATCCCACTGCGCAAAAAGGTTTAAATAAACTCTTCAGGCGCCGGCTACAATGAGCCATAGTCTGCAACCAGTGCAACCCTGCTCATTTCAATGTACACTGTGATGAACTTTGAACTGATCTTCCAGGTAGACGGAGCCACTACGTCTAtaataaacagcagcagccatTAAAGAACGAGCTAATCTGAGTAACAGGTTAATTGCGGAAGGTCCTCAACTACGACggcattttagggccactgttaataaaaaataagaatagcagactttgagaataaagtagTTACATTTAGAGATAAAAgttgtgaaacttcatgccctctttgaatggtgTGGAGATGTAGCCTGATAGCCatgtagacgaccctgcctgaGATGCTCCTTCAACAACAAAGACAGATGGTTTTGTCCGAGTCCATCTTCtacataaacacagtttccAGCTGAGCCGTTTCAGCCATTTCTTAAACTaataccaggctggtgctgatgtgcaggagagagagggagactgagtGTTTCTTTGTGGGTAAATCGATATGAAAGTGTAACTCCACAAACTCaacgcccctcatttaacaccagGAGGTGCTGCTTCCCTTTGCAgagcctttggccacaatattgcaaactttcctggtattaatgccactttaatgtcgTAATTCCAtgactttattttcaaaatattccgACTTTATTCTCGACATATCattctgtactttttttttccaaaatattaccattttattctcaaagtctactatttttatttttatcaacaGTGGCCCAAAAATGCTGTCATACTCAACACTTTATGGTAAGtgatccatttttgtctttaaagattttataaaaacatttcactaaaaagtttcctttaaaataatttatttaaggCAAGggtacatttaaaatgtaaggcTAAAATTCACTTGATGTTTTATACAAACAGCCACAGATGTAAGCTTTTTGCATCAGGTTTTAGGCACAAATAGGATGCATTTGACACAAAAagcatatttttgtttatgtgtaTAAACCTGAGTGTGCAAAAAAAGCACCTCCGTCTCTTAAATGTTACCATTTTAGGGAGAATCATGAAAAAATAGCTGGTGATATTAGACatgttcttttctgtttgctGAGATTTGGGCAGCTAGTGGGTCAGTTTTATAGGGCTGTTTCTCTAGATCTTTAAATTAGGTGTAAATACCACTGTTACCTGAAAGGCATATTGTTCGGAGACTTCCTCTTAAAACTGTAACAGTTGTAGCAGCCAAACCAGGTATGTCAAACTCAACCGCTGAAAGGGCCTCATTAAAAAATCTTAACAAATTGGTAAATATAGCCACTTGTAAACCTTCAAACCTACTATAATGCTTGATATATTTAGGCTACATTAGCTACATATAACTATTAAatctctttaaatgtccccaggatgTAGGTCTGTTAAACCAACCTGTGTTTATAGTGTTAACAGTAtttatgttggttgaactgcTGCTGAAATGCAGCTGGTATATTTGGTGATATGATGTACATTTGGCTAAAAAACTGCTGGGAGTGGGGCGTCAGCGCAGAtgacgttgcagtgcatgctggggattgtagaaGATGAACAGaatagaattaacaaccatttgtctctgtgtttgcacactgtgaaattagacctctgcatgtaacccattcgtgcagtgaaacacccacatacatgcacactagggaaCGCACACGCTAGGGTAccgtgagcacacttgtccttagcagtgggcagccctatccacagcccccggggagcaattggtgAGGCTaattgtgaaatgggctaatgtaaagggagagagagagagagagagattatggAGAGATGTTAGTGAGTAATAGTGCAAACACTGGATATTAGTGAAATGCTTGAGCAAACAGAAGTTTTGAGTGTAGTTTTAAGTAGAGAGTGAGGTCGGAAGATGATTCCACAGTTTTGGAGCTAGGTAGGAAAATGCTCGACCACCTGCTGTGGTGAAAGAAGCTCTTCTGATCATTCTAGTGTAGTTTATAATGATCATTCCACACAAACAGTAATTTAACCTGCACTGATGTGGTGTGGCAGACTTTGTAAAAGCAGGTAATCACAGACAATCAGTGCATTGTTTGTGTTGACATAATTTAACAAAATACAACCACTGTGAGTGAGAGTCATGACATATATCATCAATATCTACTTCCGGTGCCGGCGAGAGCGGCAGCCTGTTACAGCAGCTCCTGCTTACTTTCATGGTTTTTCCTacttgtgaatttccccgctgtgggactaataaaggattatcttatcttatcttaaatacTAGCACATCATGTCAAATACTAGTTTCAGCTGATGATGAGAGAAGATTAAAATGTGTGATATTTAGGTGACAGAAGCCTTGTAACATAAACCACCGTCTCGTGACAGTCCATTGACTGGAGATATAACACTTTAAAAGGTGAAGCACTGTTTTTATCATATTCTTTTGGTGATATTTACCACAACTGTTAAAACATCATATGGACGCATGGAGGTGCCGACTAGGACTAAAACTGTAATGAACATCATTTTGGCAAGACTATtctaaacagacagacaaacaattATATAgacagtgtgtttatgggaatttttggccattcttgcagaagcgcatttgtgaggtcagacattggacgagaaggcctggctcacagtctccgctctaattcatcccaaaggtgttctatcgggttgaggtcaggactctgcagaccagtcaagttcttccacaccaaactggctcatccatgtctaaataaaaataaagtatagacacatagacagatagataggcagttaggcaggcagacagacagacagacagatagagaaataGATATACCAACagatagacaggcaggcaggcaggaagatagatagatagaccgacagataaatagatagaccgacagatagatagataaataaacagGTAAATAGACACAGAtaaatagaaagacagacagacagacagacagacagatagatagatagatagatagatagatagatcaatctatagatagagagacagacagagatggatagataAGCAGAGGTggagagacagataaacagacagatagaaagagcgATCGATAGACTGATAGATATATAGATTGATAGACATAAAATGAGCGATCgattgacagacagacaaatagatggATAGTGAATAtaagaataaaagaataaaaaaatataagaaGGAAAAATTAATTGACATTCTTTGATGTAGAGACAGAATAATTTAtaaaattgggggaaaaacattttaacaatgaGTGAATTAGGATGAGTTAATCATGATTTGTAATGGGATGAAAaacttaattacattaatttgaTGATAATTGAGCTAAAGATAATGTTCATggagagaaatatattttcttaGCTATTTTTGGATGGTTAAAGATGCATTGTCAATTTGACCAGGAACATTTTTGCTCCAGTTTTACAGTTGAACATAAAAGGGTTCAGAGCCGTATTTTATCTCACAGCATCTTATTTTAAGTTAGGTTAGTTTGACAATCAGTTGTGTCTTTTTCCAAGCAGTCCCGCACTGTTGAGACATGCACATGcaatgaaaagaatgaaaacagaTGCAAGTTATAGGTAAATACTATATTCAGGTATTTTGTATGTGTGAGCaacatttcaaatacattgagtgtgtttatatgtacttAATATATTAACTgaataaaatctgattttgtcagtaatttatTCAACGCATCTTCATGaacttgggtaatcagataatggtcAGGCTATATTTCTGTGACAGCAGTCAGttttcacacattcacagattagaaaaattaaagaaatcagagtaagggtgtatatatatatatatatatatatatatatatatatatatatatatatatatatatatatatatatatatatatgcactaaTAATGCCAATTACTGAGGTAAAATCCAGCCCTCTTTGTTGAATTCAAAATATCCAATAACAGCCATAACCTgatactactattactactgaaAGCGGATAATGATCGTATTATTGGTGTGAATGTAAACATACTCATTGTTTCATTCTGTATTCCAAACTCTGAAGGACattacaaaaaacaagaaaatgttattttgccatttttacacattttaaaatgcatttgagaaaaacacattaatttTTATATGGGAATTTTGATAAACTGGACCTTGTAGCAACCTCAGTCAAAAAAGATACAACGATGGCACTTTTCCCCTGCTGTTTAATGGACATGGCCACTCCCCAGTTTGAGTGTCTGTTTCCGAAGGCCAAGCTAGTGTTATTAGGAGTGCTTTTCCATTAATGACTGCAAAAAGAAAcaactttaaattaaaataacagaTTACACAGCTTTTCTTGATTTAACATGAGGACACCAGAGTCCACCCAACTCAGTTTACTCAAAGGTTCTACTAACTCTCAGTTCGAGTTTctcaagtaaataaacagtatagaatttgttttattacacagtttTTTCATTAGCTGGAATGGAGTGGAATTGAGTGGTGCAATGGACTAATCGTCCCTCCTACCAGAAGGTTGAGAGTCTGAACCCCAGTGTTGCCATAGACATCCGTAACTGGGGGTCTAAGAGGGGAATACGCCTGGTGGGATTGTCTGCAGCATTTTTTTGGAAGATTCTTGGTAACATTAACACATGTTTTGCAATACAAGTAAATATAGAGCCATTATGCTAGTTAATGCACATAAACTATATACTATGTCACAGTTGCATGATTTCCAGTCGTGTTTGCGCATAGTTCATGTCCCCAAACCAGAGTTTATATGTAACGACTCTAAGGTAATCCTGTTGGCACCCATGAGGTTGAAACAAGCAACGTTGCAGTAATGCAGTTCACAGCCTCGGGCTGTTGTGACCCCTGGACCTGCTTATCCTCCAGGGTTAGGTGCAACTAACTAAGTGCTGTTCACAAAGTGTTGAGGTCCTCATTTGTAGTTAGCCTGGATATTGTAGCTCCATTGATTCCTCTTCCTTGACTGGGTGGCTGAAAACGGTCCTGAAGAAAACTATGAACTTAGGAAGGTTTCTTAATTTTTTCTGATGTCCCCACACACCAATCATCCAGTCCAAGCAATGAAGCAATGAAATGATACTTGGTGACCTGTACAAAGACCTCATGAATAGCAGAGCAAACACTGCTAGTTAGTCCCTCCTGGGatcacactcacacctcagGGAAAACCGACTTGTCCTCATGAGTGCTGCACCAAATGACAAGGCGGAAGCTGTACAGCAGCTGTTGCCACAGCTGAGGTACTCTATCAAGCTCTTTAGAGCTCAAGAAATGTTCTGTACAGCCAAGAGGTGTGCCTGTTTGTTTAACCACCCAACATAGATCCTGGAGCGAGGTCTCTCATGACTGTGGGAGAAAATAGATGTTTGATGTGATAAATATGACACTATCAAAAAATACTCAACCTCCTGGACAACTTATGGATAATAAGACAGATGAAATGGTATGACCAACTCCATGATCCACGGTGAGGAAACCATGACACTAATTTCCTAAACTTATCTTGAACGGTGATCCTTAATCACATTTGTGAGTATGGCCCAAGAAGTCCTAATTTCAGGTGTTCAGCCATCCGCATCAACACGCTGGTCCAGGTTGGTGAATATCAGTCCAATAAGAGATCAATTGATTGGGACTGTTGGTCATTACAGCAATGCGTTTGGCATAGTAGCACCGATTGTACACCCTAGGTGGGTTGACCACAAATTGATCAAGGTTTGGAGGGTTTGTGGGAGCAATGTTGAGTCGTTCAAGGCACAAGCCAATATATGCGTCCTCAATGAAAATAGGTTTAATTTCTTTCGACACCTGCAGGATCTTTTCTGGCAGGTCCATGGACATTATATAGCACATGCCCAAAGGGTACGGTGGGTACACAGAGTTGGGATACACATTATGAGGGATGTAAAACTTGTTGGATGGATCTCTGATTACAACGTTGCCGTACCACACCAGGCCAGTGATGTAGTTGCTCAGAGGTACGCTGGGACTCAGCAGCATCATCATCAGGCCTCTGATGTTCAGCAGGATGTCGTCATCCACTTTAGCAGCGAAGAGTGTCTGGGGACAGCGCTCTTTCAGCCATTCTAGCATCACCATGGTTTTAATGGTCAGGTTCCTGTAGGAGTCTATGAAATCGATCTGCAGCAAGTCCTGATGCTGCAGATTCTCCTGATGTATGCGGAGCTGTAAAGTTTTGGAGTTATTCCCACTTGGTAATCCCAGCAGaaacaggaccaccactgttccatgttGGACCAGACTGTCATTCCCCCATGTTTTCCTGATGGCATGACGGGCTTCCGTGTGCTGAGGAGCCACTGGCACAATCACCACCAAAAGGGGGTTGTGCTGCTTGCACTTCTGTGGGTGGTCTAGGATGAAGCGATAGTTTTGGGGGTATGCCACGTAGTACGGTCCTGCATCCTCATACGTCTGATGAAACTCTGTTCCCCAGTGCGGAGGACTGACGAAGTATAGCAGGCAAAGGATGCCAAGCATCATGAGGAAGACCAAAACACCCCTCCGACTGCATTTggaagtggagagagaaaatgagaggaaagTCAGGTAGTCTCTTTCTTGTCTTGATGTAACAGAGGATAACCTTTATTTTCTTCTGAAACATGTGATGCTAATGTTGATCTTAGTAACATAACATTAAAGTCTACTGTTTGTTTaagattttgtttgttattgttcagaCCTGAAAATTTTTAATTCAACAAGCTATTAAATCAACACAAGATCTGATTAACTTGCATGGGTGGATATAAGTAACCATAGTTTGTGTACACTCTGCAGAGCATTAGTGCTTAAGTGCACAACACTGACTCAACAAAACATAAAGACAAGTTAACTTATTTATATACGCTTCCATTAAAAAGTTCGGCATAACTGTTCAGAATCTCGGAATCTCTGTTTTCAGTTGTGTAAAACCAGTTTTGTTGTGGCTTCAAACTGTTTCTTGGAAACTCCATTCTATAAACTCCATCCTACGTTCATAATAACCCatatgggaaaaaaatatatattccaaatgtattttccatatgtatttttacaaggcataaaaatggtaaaaaactaaattattcAATTGTATGTAGTTTTAATAAAGATTACAGGTGTAACAAAATATACCTGAACTGTACTGACTTTGCATTATGTACATATGCATCATCACATGAAATGcgttaaaaaataaacaagatatcaaatcataactgcattttcaaaGAGTATCAATACCTACATCACTTGATTTTTCCTATCAAATGTTAATTggctaatatttaaaattaagatAATGGATATTCGTTTGAAAAGGTATCCAAACAGTAACATGCATTAGACAGTATTAGACAGTACATAACATATAGCAACGCTTATTTAATTATCATGGAACTAATGTTTAACCGTTTAAAAACCTCCTTTGACTTCTCAAGTATGCAATGTTGACCGCATGCATTTGCAATGCTAGCATATTACAGGAATATAATATATTCACTGCTGACTTTCAGCATTCGCTGGAACAAGAGTGAACAAGGAGAACTCATAAATTACAACAACGTCAAAAGCAGAGCAAAacatgctgccaccttctcccCCAGCAGGGCCTCAAGCCTATATTTAGCTCTCTGAGCCACAATTTTCTCACCATAAATGTTAGTTTCATGTGTTACGTAAGAAggaagcaaagtccataaagtctgtttaactgttttctctgtatatcaaatcaaatatccGATGACCACTTACCTCATCTTCGGAGTGTGTGAAGGGTCCCGGTCTCTACGTTAGGTACACCTGTAGTTTCGGACGAATGGGTTTGCCGATCCGGAATGCCCCATCCCTCCTACCTGCTGCTAACCCCCCGCCCTGTCACTGCGTGCACACACACCTGGGTCTATGTAAGTTGGCGCCATTCCAGGCCATCCCAGTGTATTCATTCCCACTAAGTGGAGCGTTCCTAGTCTTCTTTAAACACGGCAGACAAATGAGGGTGGAAAGTGTGTTTGCAGGTAGATTGTAGCTATGTAGCCCCTCCTTGGTCAGCTCAGCTACCCTCCCTCATTGCGTCTCCCACTTCTCCTGTAAAACCGCAAGGTTAAATTACTCTCTGTGTGAGGACACACCCTCTTTTTTtgaagggaaggaaaaaaagcaacaaGCCGTATGTCCCTCACAGGTCTGTACAATGATGAGCAAACTATAGCAGTAAAAGATGCCTGTGCTTGTTTAAAATGTTGCACCTTCTTGTGTGTTCCACATATTTGGAGCCTACAAGTGCTTATATATGCTAACATACCAAGCCACTCCAATAGTTTGTTTAGTCCAAGGTTTTGAACTATGTgaggtttttatatgtatatatgtatattcatacatatatgtatgtgtatatatatataatgtatgttgtAGGAAaacaaccttgtatctccatttttgacgtttttcagtttctgacataattttaaaaaatgtctgttACTTTTAACATTATAtgtaactttcatgatgaatggactaaaagaaacaacccagaatgacttggaaaacagtctagttccactgactttcaattttttttccttctcctgtgcagttaccattttggagatacaatgttttgttctgaccacagcgatatagagaaaaaaaattagtaAATGAACCATTCTTaaccaagtttttaaaaaaaccaaaaaaccaaaaaaacacaagTATTCAAATCTTAGATCAGGGGTGATGGTCTTA
It contains:
- the LOC108412147 gene encoding beta-1,3-galactosyltransferase 2-like translates to MSRRGVLVFLMMLGILCLLYFVSPPHWGTEFHQTYEDAGPYYVAYPQNYRFILDHPQKCKQHNPLLVVIVPVAPQHTEARHAIRKTWGNDSLVQHGTVVVLFLLGLPSGNNSKTLQLRIHQENLQHQDLLQIDFIDSYRNLTIKTMVMLEWLKERCPQTLFAAKVDDDILLNIRGLMMMLLSPSVPLSNYITGLVWYGNVVIRDPSNKFYIPHNVYPNSVYPPYPLGMCYIMSMDLPEKILQVSKEIKPIFIEDAYIGLCLERLNIAPTNPPNLDQFVVNPPRVYNRCYYAKRIAVMTNSPNQLISYWTDIHQPGPAC